A single genomic interval of Prunus dulcis chromosome 5, ALMONDv2, whole genome shotgun sequence harbors:
- the LOC117626908 gene encoding probable phosphopantothenoylcysteine decarboxylase, with product MSGSEPESPEMEPIQANPALRRPRILLAASGSVAAIKFGNLCHSFSEWAEVKAVATRASLHFIDRTSLPKDVILYTDEDEWSSWNKMGDSVLHIELRRWADILVIAPLSANTLGKIAGGLCDNLLTCVVRAWDYSKPFFVAPAMNTLMWKNPFTERHIMSIDELGVSLIPPVTKRLACGDYGNGAMAEPSLIYSTVRLFFESRVQQGGSVV from the exons ATGTCTGGCTCTGAACCTGAGAGTCCAGAAATGGAGCCAATACAAGCCAATCCTGCTCTGAGGAGGCCTCGGATTCTACTTGCTGCTAGCGGGAGTGTAGCGGCCATAAAGTTTGGCAACCTCTGCCATAGTTTTTCTGAATGGGCAGAAGTAAAAGCAGTTGCCACAAGAGCATCCTTGCATTTCATTGATAGGACATCACTTCCCAAGGATGTAATCCTGTACACCGATGAGGATGAGTGGTCCAGTTGGAACAAAATGGGTGATAGTGTGCTTCACATTGAGCTCCGCCGTTGGGCTGATATCTTGGTTATTGCCCCATTGTCAGCAAACACACTGGGCAAG ATTGCTGGGGGATTGTGTGACAATCTACTCACCTGTGTTGTACGAGCATGGGACTACAGCAAGCCTTTCTTTGTTGCACCAGCCATGAACACCTTGATGTGGAAGAATCCCTTCACGGAGCGACATATCATGTCAATTGATGAACTTGGAGTGTCGCTCATCCCGCCTGTCACAAAGAGGCTGGCTTGTGGGGATTACGGAAATGGAGCAATGGCTGAACCTTCTTTGATTTATTCTACTGTAAGACTCTTTTTCGAGTCTCGAGTTCAACAAGGTGGCAGTGTTGTTTAG